A single Nocardioides bizhenqiangii DNA region contains:
- a CDS encoding LysR family transcriptional regulator has protein sequence MIDLAALTGLRAVATHGSVVAAAEATGFTPSAVSQQVKRLERQVGVPLLDRVGRGVMLTSHGRHLVDAGEQVLADLEQLEAEIQHRAGVVTGSVRLVAFSTAMRGLVAPVARRLLDQHPDLRLTLDEREPWDAVDLVAAGQCDVGIVHRWGGVAFAVPDHVDSTRVSDDVADLVVPCAHPLAGRATVTPRDLLDVDWIATPEGTICRQWLHRMYDGTGRPPRIAHVSMEFESHLALVAAGLGVALVPRLGRAPLGPEVVAVEVTDPVPTRLVDALHRRTMADSPAVAAVLDALRAGG, from the coding sequence ATGATCGATCTCGCCGCCCTCACCGGGCTCCGCGCGGTCGCGACCCACGGATCGGTGGTCGCGGCCGCCGAGGCGACCGGGTTCACCCCGAGCGCCGTGTCGCAACAGGTCAAGCGCCTCGAGCGGCAGGTCGGCGTACCGCTGCTGGATCGGGTCGGGCGCGGCGTGATGCTGACCAGCCACGGTCGCCACCTCGTCGACGCCGGCGAGCAGGTGCTGGCCGACCTCGAGCAGCTCGAGGCCGAGATCCAGCACCGCGCGGGCGTCGTCACCGGATCGGTCCGCCTGGTCGCGTTCTCCACCGCGATGCGGGGCCTGGTCGCGCCGGTCGCCCGGCGCCTGCTCGACCAGCATCCCGACCTGCGGCTCACCCTCGACGAGCGCGAGCCCTGGGACGCGGTCGACCTGGTGGCGGCCGGTCAGTGCGACGTGGGCATCGTCCACCGCTGGGGAGGGGTCGCGTTCGCCGTACCCGACCACGTCGACAGCACCCGCGTCTCCGACGACGTCGCCGACCTGGTCGTGCCGTGCGCCCACCCGCTCGCGGGACGAGCGACGGTGACGCCGCGCGACCTGCTCGACGTCGACTGGATCGCCACCCCCGAGGGCACGATCTGCCGCCAGTGGCTGCACCGGATGTACGACGGCACCGGTCGCCCACCCCGCATCGCGCACGTCTCGATGGAGTTCGAGTCGCACCTCGCCCTCGTCGCCGCCGGCCTCGGCGTGGCGCTGGTCCCCCGGCTCGGCCGGGCGCCGCTCGGGCCTGAGGTCGTCGCCGTCGAGGTCACCGACCCGGTGCCGACCCGGCTCGTCGACGCCCTGCACCGCCGCACGATGGCCGACTCCCCTGCGGTCGCCGCCGTCCTAGACGCCCTGCGTGCCGGCGGGTAG
- a CDS encoding NUDIX hydrolase, with amino-acid sequence MPDQPDTHVATVSDGVARIHWSTMLTERGWQAAVDVVRRDVAAALVDHDRVEALVPVDDDQGQRIATWSGLRREGVQRQPGGDVVVYARLVDDVPVHEPGGFRALLNSFLPRKRAISQMLIRDTSPEPRVLLCQLTYKNDWDLPGGVVEVGESPQLAVVREVEEELGLDISAGPLVLTDWLPPWGGWDDALCLVFDGGAHDASLVERIVPQAREIRSAEFCTLAEVDERAADFSARRIRAAVANLGGGPAYTESGR; translated from the coding sequence GTGCCCGACCAGCCCGACACGCATGTCGCGACCGTGTCCGACGGGGTCGCCCGGATCCACTGGTCCACGATGCTGACCGAGCGTGGTTGGCAGGCCGCCGTCGACGTCGTGCGACGCGACGTGGCCGCTGCTCTCGTCGACCACGACCGGGTCGAGGCACTGGTGCCGGTCGACGACGACCAGGGTCAGCGGATCGCGACCTGGTCGGGGCTGCGGCGGGAGGGCGTGCAGCGGCAGCCGGGTGGCGACGTCGTCGTCTACGCCCGGCTCGTCGACGACGTGCCCGTGCACGAGCCGGGGGGCTTCCGGGCGCTGCTCAACTCGTTCCTGCCGCGCAAGCGGGCGATCAGCCAGATGCTGATCCGCGACACCTCCCCGGAGCCGCGGGTGCTGCTGTGCCAGCTGACCTACAAGAACGACTGGGACCTGCCCGGCGGCGTCGTCGAGGTGGGTGAGTCGCCGCAGCTGGCCGTCGTCCGCGAGGTCGAGGAGGAGCTCGGCCTCGACATCTCGGCGGGGCCGCTCGTGCTCACGGACTGGCTACCTCCGTGGGGAGGTTGGGACGACGCGCTCTGCCTGGTCTTCGACGGCGGTGCCCACGATGCCTCCCTCGTCGAGCGGATCGTCCCGCAGGCGCGGGAGATCAGGTCCGCGGAATTCTGCACGCTCGCCGAGGTGGACGAGCGGGCCGCCGACTTCAGCGCCCGGCGGATCCGCGCGGCCGTCGCCAACCTGGGCGGCGGGCCGGCGTACACCGAGTCGGGCCGCTGA
- a CDS encoding co-chaperone YbbN translates to MTQQPFVGRGAIDLSALKRPAPQQAPTGAGGDAKPGAPVSAYAVAVDEQNFQSVLQSSTTAPVVLVFHSPSQAPESSQMADDVADIVGQYDGRFLVGIVDVDAVPQIAQVIAQASQLPQLPVPLLMVFLDGRPAIQPIPGMVSRDELSTLFNELGQQLTAQGITGRHQPLAGAPAESDEDEEDGPDPRYAPAQDALAAGDIDGAVAEYQKLVDSNPADAEAAAGLAMAKVLQRTQGVDLDAARAAAAADPDDVDAQTMVADLDLLGGHVDDAFARLIELVRRTSDKDRDRTREHLLALFAAVGNEDPRVLKGRQALASALF, encoded by the coding sequence ATGACCCAGCAGCCGTTCGTGGGCAGGGGAGCGATCGACCTCTCGGCCTTGAAGCGCCCCGCGCCCCAGCAAGCCCCGACGGGGGCCGGAGGCGACGCCAAGCCCGGTGCGCCCGTCTCGGCGTACGCCGTGGCCGTCGACGAGCAGAACTTCCAGTCGGTGCTGCAGTCCTCGACCACCGCGCCGGTGGTCCTGGTCTTCCACTCGCCGTCCCAGGCGCCCGAGAGCAGCCAGATGGCCGACGACGTCGCCGACATCGTCGGTCAGTACGACGGGCGCTTCCTGGTCGGGATCGTCGACGTCGACGCGGTGCCGCAGATCGCCCAGGTGATCGCCCAGGCGAGCCAGCTCCCGCAGCTGCCGGTCCCGTTGCTGATGGTGTTCCTCGACGGGAGGCCGGCGATCCAGCCGATCCCGGGCATGGTCTCCCGTGACGAGCTGAGCACCCTTTTCAACGAGCTCGGCCAGCAGCTGACCGCGCAGGGCATCACCGGCCGGCACCAGCCGCTCGCCGGGGCTCCGGCCGAGAGCGACGAGGACGAGGAGGACGGGCCCGACCCGCGCTACGCGCCGGCCCAGGACGCCCTGGCAGCCGGTGACATCGACGGTGCCGTCGCCGAGTACCAGAAGCTCGTGGACAGCAACCCCGCCGACGCCGAGGCCGCCGCCGGCCTCGCGATGGCGAAGGTGCTGCAGCGGACCCAGGGCGTCGACCTCGACGCGGCCAGGGCTGCGGCCGCCGCCGACCCAGACGACGTCGACGCGCAGACCATGGTCGCCGACCTCGACCTGCTCGGCGGTCACGTCGACGACGCGTTCGCGCGCCTGATCGAGCTCGTCCGTCGTACCTCCGACAAGGACCGGGACCGCACCCGCGAGCACCTGCTCGCGCTGTTCGCCGCCGTCGGCAACGAGGACCCGCGGGTGCTCAAGGGCCGCCAGGCACTGGCGTCGGCTCTGTTCTGA
- the glgB gene encoding 1,4-alpha-glucan branching protein GlgB, whose protein sequence is MTGREPEEQGGLGELDLHLIGEGRHEQLWQALGAHVRELPDPATGKPVKGTSFAVWAPNARSVSVVGDFNGWDGNAHPMQPAPSGGIWTAFVPGVGGGAYYQYLVHGADDVWRQKADPMAFAAEAPPATGSRVFESTHVWKDDAWLAERSQKVAVNEPMSVYEMHLGSWKRHPDGRFWSYDELADPVDGLPAYLADLGFTHVEMMPVMQHPFGGSWGYHVTSYFAPDARFGDPDGFRRLVDALHQAGVGVILDWVPGHFATDDWALVRFDGTPLYEHPDPRRGWHPEWGSHIFDFGRREVRNFLFANALYWLEEFHADGLRVDGVASMLYLDYARNPGEWVPNKYGGHENLEAVQFLQELNATVYKRVPGIVTVAEESTSWPGVTGATSGGGLGFGFKWNMGWMHDSLGYLQRDPIHRAYHHGELTFALVYAYSENYVLPLSHDEVVHGKGSLPRKMPGDEWQQLANLRAYLAYMWAHPGKPLVFMGTEFAQVSEWAESRELDWWQLSEPRFLGMQNMVRDLNRRYVETPALWRKDHEPDGFAWIDANDAGHNVFSFIRRASDDPAEPDLACVTNFANNVHSHYRLGLPQAGEWAEVLNTDAELYGGSGVGNLGVVTAEVAPDLESRAPGGSPAYAVLTLPPLATIWLRAPAAG, encoded by the coding sequence ACGCACGCTCGGTGAGCGTGGTCGGCGACTTCAACGGCTGGGACGGCAACGCCCACCCCATGCAGCCCGCGCCGTCCGGCGGCATCTGGACCGCGTTCGTCCCCGGCGTCGGCGGCGGCGCCTACTACCAGTACCTGGTGCACGGCGCGGACGACGTCTGGCGCCAGAAGGCAGACCCGATGGCGTTCGCGGCGGAGGCACCGCCGGCCACCGGCTCGAGGGTCTTCGAGTCGACCCACGTCTGGAAGGACGACGCCTGGCTCGCGGAGCGCAGCCAGAAGGTCGCGGTCAACGAGCCGATGTCCGTCTACGAGATGCACCTCGGCTCGTGGAAGCGCCATCCCGACGGCAGGTTCTGGAGCTACGACGAACTCGCGGACCCGGTCGACGGGCTGCCGGCGTACCTCGCCGACCTCGGCTTCACGCACGTCGAGATGATGCCCGTGATGCAGCACCCGTTCGGCGGGTCCTGGGGATACCACGTCACGTCGTACTTCGCCCCGGACGCGCGGTTCGGCGATCCCGACGGGTTCCGTCGGCTCGTCGACGCCCTCCACCAGGCGGGCGTCGGCGTGATCCTCGACTGGGTCCCCGGCCACTTCGCGACCGACGACTGGGCGCTGGTGCGCTTCGACGGCACGCCGCTCTACGAGCACCCCGACCCGCGGCGCGGCTGGCACCCCGAGTGGGGCTCGCACATCTTCGACTTCGGCCGGCGCGAGGTCCGCAACTTCCTGTTCGCCAACGCCCTCTACTGGCTCGAGGAGTTCCACGCCGACGGGCTTCGGGTCGACGGGGTCGCCTCGATGCTCTACCTCGACTACGCCCGCAATCCCGGCGAGTGGGTGCCCAACAAGTACGGCGGCCACGAGAACCTCGAGGCGGTGCAGTTCCTCCAGGAGCTCAACGCCACCGTCTACAAGCGGGTGCCGGGCATCGTGACGGTCGCCGAGGAGTCCACCTCGTGGCCGGGCGTGACCGGAGCGACGTCGGGCGGCGGCCTCGGGTTCGGCTTCAAGTGGAACATGGGCTGGATGCACGACTCGCTGGGCTACCTCCAGCGGGACCCGATCCATCGCGCCTACCACCATGGCGAGCTGACCTTCGCCCTCGTCTATGCCTACAGCGAGAACTACGTGCTGCCACTGAGCCACGACGAGGTCGTGCACGGCAAGGGGTCGCTGCCGCGGAAGATGCCCGGTGACGAGTGGCAGCAGCTGGCCAACCTCCGGGCCTACCTCGCCTACATGTGGGCGCATCCCGGGAAACCGCTGGTGTTCATGGGCACGGAGTTCGCCCAGGTCTCGGAGTGGGCCGAGTCGCGCGAGCTGGACTGGTGGCAGCTGTCCGAGCCCCGCTTCCTCGGCATGCAGAACATGGTCCGCGACCTCAACCGGCGGTACGTCGAGACGCCGGCGCTGTGGCGCAAGGACCACGAGCCCGACGGATTCGCCTGGATCGACGCCAACGACGCCGGGCACAACGTGTTCTCGTTCATCCGGCGGGCTTCCGACGACCCCGCGGAGCCCGACCTGGCGTGCGTCACGAACTTCGCCAACAACGTGCACTCCCACTACCGGCTCGGGCTCCCCCAGGCCGGCGAGTGGGCCGAGGTCCTCAACACCGACGCCGAGCTCTACGGAGGCTCGGGGGTGGGCAACCTCGGCGTGGTCACCGCGGAGGTGGCGCCCGACCTCGAGTCGCGCGCGCCCGGCGGCAGCCCGGCGTACGCCGTGCTCACGCTGCCGCCGCTAGCGACGATCTGGCTGCGCGCGCCCGCCGCTGGTTGA
- a CDS encoding EI24 domain-containing protein — protein MGFAHGAGFLFRGLKMWRQRPGLMLLGIVPAVLVLVLLLGLLVAVVLLADDLIDWATPFADDWSEAERGVLRIGLYLAVIVGSLFLSVVTFTGLTLAVGDPFYERIWKGTELMLGGEVPEKGVGWLRGARDGVGLVLLGMATTILVFAVGLVPVIGPIVGPVLGITIAGRLLAGELVSRGLEARGMDRAAQKALLADHRPMMLGFGVVVQLCFLIPFGAVLMMPAAVVGATMLAREVLDAQLPAGTQGV, from the coding sequence GTGGGATTCGCGCACGGTGCGGGATTCCTCTTCCGTGGCCTCAAGATGTGGCGGCAGCGGCCGGGGCTGATGTTGCTCGGCATCGTGCCGGCCGTGCTGGTGCTGGTCCTCCTGCTCGGCCTCCTCGTCGCCGTGGTCCTGCTCGCCGACGACCTGATCGACTGGGCGACACCGTTCGCCGACGACTGGTCCGAGGCGGAACGGGGCGTGCTCCGGATCGGTCTCTACCTGGCGGTGATCGTCGGGTCGCTGTTCCTCTCGGTCGTCACCTTCACCGGCCTGACCCTCGCCGTGGGCGATCCGTTCTACGAGAGGATCTGGAAGGGGACCGAGCTGATGCTCGGCGGGGAGGTCCCGGAGAAGGGTGTCGGCTGGCTCCGCGGGGCGCGCGACGGAGTCGGGCTGGTCCTGTTGGGCATGGCCACGACGATCCTGGTGTTCGCGGTCGGGCTGGTGCCGGTCATCGGGCCGATCGTCGGACCCGTGCTCGGGATCACCATCGCCGGCCGGCTGCTCGCCGGCGAGCTGGTCTCCCGCGGGCTCGAGGCCCGCGGCATGGACCGCGCCGCCCAGAAGGCGCTCCTCGCCGACCACCGCCCGATGATGCTGGGCTTCGGCGTAGTGGTCCAGCTGTGCTTCCTCATCCCGTTCGGCGCGGTGCTGATGATGCCCGCAGCGGTGGTCGGCGCCACGATGCTGGCGCGCGAGGTGCTGGACGCGCAGCTACCCGCCGGCACGCAGGGCGTCTAG